Proteins encoded by one window of Perca fluviatilis chromosome 13, GENO_Pfluv_1.0, whole genome shotgun sequence:
- the gjb9b gene encoding gap junction protein beta 9b: MNWSTLEGLLGGVNKYSTAFGRIWLSMVFIFRVLVFLVAAQPVWGDEIKDFICNTAQPGCTNVCYDYIFPISHVRLWALQLIFVTCPSLMVLGHVFYREKRNLEYTTTHKGGHLYANPGKKRGGLWWTYLASLIFKAGLDAGFLYMLHYVYEGYDMPRLSKCSLKPCPNTVDCYTSRPTEKKIFTMFMVVSSALCILMCICEIVYLIGKSIQKFISKKKLAERRMFAENHEMMPLAASRSKFRSKTSTRVDPTVSIENLSNIKAEEWPSKKE, translated from the exons ATGAACTGGTCTACATTGGAGGGACTCCTCGGTGGGGTCAACAAGTATTCCACCGCTTTTGGCCGAATCTGGCTCTCCATGGTCTTTATCTTCCGGGTGTTAGTGTTCTTGGTCGCGGCCCAGCCAGTGTGGGGCGACGAAATCAAGGACTTTATTTGCAACACGGCCCAGCCGGGCTGCACTAACGTGTGCTACGACTACATCTTCCCCATCTCCCACGTCCGCCTGTGGGCCCTGCAGCTCATCTTCGTCACCTGTCCATCGTTGATGGTGCTAGGGCACGTCTTTTATCGCGAGAAGAGGAACTTGGAGTACACCACCACGCACAAGGGCGGCCATCTGTACGCCAACCCTGGGAAGAAACGTGGGGGGCTGTGGTGGACATACCTG GCAAGTCTGATTTTCAAGGCAGGCCTTGACGCTGGCTTCCTCTACATGCTGCACTACGTTTATGAAGGCTACGACATGCCCCGTCTGTCCAAGTGCTCCCTGAAGCCGTGCCCCAACACTGTGGACTGCTACACATCACGTCCCACTGAGAAGAAGATCTTCACCATGTTCATGGTCGTCTCCTCTGCTTTGTGCATCTTAATGTGCATCTGTGAGATAGTTTACCTCATCGGCAAAAGCATTCAGAAATTCATTAGTAAGAAGAAGCTGGCAGAGAGGAGGATGTTCGCCGAAAATCACGAGATGATGCCGCTGGCAGCATCCAGGTCAAAGTTCAGATCCAAAACATCGACCAGAGTGGATCCAACAGTCTCTATCGAAAACCTCAGTAACATCAAGGCTGAGGAGTGGCCATCTAAGAAAGAATGA